A DNA window from Hordeum vulgare subsp. vulgare chromosome 1H, MorexV3_pseudomolecules_assembly, whole genome shotgun sequence contains the following coding sequences:
- the LOC123409150 gene encoding hydroxyproline O-galactosyltransferase GALT3, with amino-acid sequence MRNCSGVILIVSLAALLLLLSPSPFTAHQPATFPAGSVADLLPSLPGLSGLYPAPANSTAHLSWHLLRPILSRSDAIPGTAAGVLEAAAAWRNLTAAVAAATGSNQDTRDADCRASVDGDLRARGVKIPCGLAEGAAVTVVGVPKQGAARFRVELVGGGGEVVACFNVSLGPSGMVVEQSSWTREDGWGEWERCPPLGHIGSNSSWQLSPVDALVRCNQQVSANNIQGSSNTTQNVSANHPEDEKRLKGRAHFSGSSTIVEGEPFTATLWAGAEGFHLTVNGRHETSFAYRERLEPWSVAEVKVSGDLELLSILANGLPVSEDVDMASVELLKAPPVPKKRIFLLVGVFSTGNNFKRRMALRRTWMQYESVRSGEVAVRFFTGLHKNDQVNMELWREAQLYGDIQFMPFVDYYTLITLKTVAICMFGTKIMPAKYIMKTDDDAFVRIDEVMSSLKKSNPRGLLYGLMSFQSSPHRDKDSKWFISPKEWPVETYPPWAHGPGYIISRDIAKFVVRGHLERTLQLFKLEDVAMGIWIQQYKESGQEVNYANDERFYNEGCDSDYVLAHYQSPRLMLCLWEKLQKESQAVCCE; translated from the exons ATGAGGAATTGCTCCGGCGTGATCCTCATCGTCTCCCTCGccgccctgctcctcctcctctcgcctTCTCCCTTCACCGCCCACCAGCCCGCCACCTTCCCCGCCGGCTCGGTCGCCGACCTCCTGCCCTCCCTCCCCGGACTCTCGGGCCTTTACCCCGCCCCCGCCAACTCCACCGCGCACCTCTCCTGGCACCTCCTCCGCCCCATCCTTTCCCGCTCCGATGCGATCCCAGGCACCGCCGCGGGCGTCCTCGAGGCGGCCGCCGCCTGGcgcaacctcaccgccgccgtcgCGGCGGCAACCGGCAGCAACCAGGACACCCGCGACGCGGACTGCCGGGCGTCCGTGGATGGGGATCTGCGCGCTCGCGGGGTCAAGATCCCGTGCGGGCTCGCGGAGGGCGCCGCGGTGACGGTGGTCGGGGTGCCCAAGCAAGGAGCGGCCAGGTTCCGGGTGGAGTTGgtgggaggaggcggcgaggtGGTGGCGTGCTTCAATGTCAGTCTCGGGCCTTCCGGGATGGTGGTGGAGCAGAGTTCTTGGACTCGTGAGGACGGCTGGGGGGAGTGGGAGCGGTGCCCGCCGCTTGGTCACATCGGCAGCAATAGCAGCTGGCAGCTAAG TCCGGTCGATGCCCTTGTTCGTTGCAATCAGCAAGTGAGTGCGAATAACATTCAGGGGAGTAGCAATACCACACAGAATGTTAGTGCAAACCATCCTGAAGATGAAAAGAGGCTCAAAGGACGTGCACATTTCAGTGGCAGTTCCACAATTGTCGAAGGAGAGCCTTTCACAGCAACACTGTGGGCTGGTGCTGAGGGCTTCCATTTGACAGTAAATGGGAGGCACGAGACATCATTTGCATACAGAGAG AGGTTGGAGCCATGGTCAGTAGCAGAAGTCAAGGTCTCTGGAGATTTGGAGCTCCTATCAATCTTGGCTAATGGACTGCCAGTTTCAGAAGATGTAGACATGGCTAGTGTTGAGCTTCTGAAGGCCCCACCTGTTCCAAAGAAGCGAATTTTTCTTCTTGTTGGTGTTTTCTCTACTGGAAACAACTTCAAGCGCCGGATGGCTTTGAGGCGAACATGGATGCAATACGAGTCTGTCCGCTCAGGCGAAGTAGCCGTGCGGTTTTTCACTGGCCTT CATAAGAATGATCAGGTCAATATGGAATTATGGAGAGAAGCTCAGCTGTACGGTGATATCCAGTTTATGCCATTTGTTGACTACTATACCTTGATCACTCTGAAGACTGTTGCAATTTGTATGTTTGGG ACCAAAATTATGCCTGCAAAGTACATCATGAAAACAGATGACGATGCTTTTGTTAGGATTGATGAAGTCATGTCTAGCCTGAAGAAGAGCAACCCCCGTGGTCTTTTGTATGGTCTTATGTCTTTCCAGTCTTCACCACACAGAGACAAGGATAGCAAGTGGTTTATCAGTCCAAAG GAATGGCCTGTTGAAACATATCCGCCATGGGCTCATGGTCCGGGATACATAATTTCAAGGGACATTGCTAAGTTTGTGGTTCGAGGTCACCTAGAGCGAACGCTTCAG CTATTTAAGCTTGAGGATGTGGCGATGGGAATATGGATCCAGCAATACAAAGAGAGCGGCCAGGAAGTGAACTACGCCAACGACGAGCGCTTCTACAACGAAGGATGCGATTCTGATTACGTGCTCGCCCACTATCAGAGCCCGAGGCTCATGCTGTGCTTGTGGGAGAAGCTCCAGAAGGAATCTCAAGCAGTGTGCTGTGAATAA
- the LOC123409249 gene encoding dihydrolipoyl dehydrogenase 1, mitochondrial-like → MALAILARRRAAEAVARRAHAPGAAALSAWRAYAAAAAAEESDVVVVGGGPGGYVAAIKAAQLGLKTTCIEKRGTLGGTCLNVGCIPSKALLHSSHMYHEAKTSFAHHGVKISNLEVDLPAMMAQKDKAVAGLTKGIEGLFKKNKVTYVKGFGKLTSPSEVSVDLVDGGNTVVKGKNIIIATGSDVKSLPGITIDEKKIVSSTGALCLSGIPKKMVVIGAGYIGLEMGSVWNRLGTEVTVVEFAPDIVPSMDGEIRKQFQRMLQKQKMKFMLKTKVVGVDTSGDGVKLTLEPAAGGEQSTLEADIVLVSAGRTPYTAGLGLDAIGVEMDKAGRILVDKRFMTNVNGVYAIGDAIPGPMLAHKAEEDGVACVEFLAGKEGHVDYDLVPGVVYTHPEVASVGKTEEQVKASGIPYRVGKFPLMANSRAKAIDDAEGMVKVVADKETDKILGVHIMAQNAGEIIHEAVLALQYGASSEDVARICHAHPTVSEALKEACLQTHSKAIHI, encoded by the exons atggCGCTGGCTATCCTGGCGAGGCGGAGGGCGGCGGAGGCCGTGGCGCGGCGGGCGCACGCCCCCGGGGCGGCGGCGCTGTCGGCGTGGAGGGCgtacgcggcggcggcggcggcggaggagagcGACGTCGTGGTGGTCGGCGGCGGCCCGGGCGGGTACGTGGCGGCCATCAAGGCGGCGCAGCTGGGGCTCAAGACCACCTGCATCGAGAAGCGGGGCACCCTCGGCGGGACCTGCCTCAACGTCGGGTGCATCCCCTCCAAG GCTCTGTTGCACTCTTCTCATATGTACCATGAAGCAAAGACTTCTTTTGCGCACCATGGAGTGAAAATCTCTAACCTGGAAGTGGATCTCCCAGCCATGATGGCGCAGAAAGACAAGGCTGTGGCCGGATTAACAAAAGGAATCGAAGGCCTCTTTAAGAAGAACAAAGTGACGTATGTCAAAGGCTTTGGGAAACTTACCTCCCCTTCAGAAGTATCGGTTGATTTGGTTGATGGTGGTAACACTGTTGTCAAAGGAAAAAACATAATCATTGCCACTGGATCTGATGTAAAATCACTTCCTGGGATCACAATCGATGAGAAGAAGATTGTTTCATCTACTGGTGCCCTGTGCTTGTCGGGTATCCCAAAGAAAATGGTTGTCATTGGAGCTGGTTACATTGGCCTGGAAATGGGTTCAGTCTGGAATCGTCTTGGGACAGAGGTCACTGTGGTTGAATTTGCTCCGGACATAGTCCCATCAATGGATGGTGAAATCAGGAAGCAGTTCCAACGCATGTTGCAGAAGCAGAAAATGAAGTTTATGCTCAAGACAAAGGTGGTCGGAGTTGATACCTCTGGAGACGGGGTGAAGCTAACACTTGAGCCTGCAGCTGGAGGTGAGCAGAGCACCCTTGAAGCAGACATCGTTCTTGTCTCTGCTGGGAGAACCCCTTATACCGCCGGGCTCGGGCTGGATGCCATTGGGGTTGAGATGGACAAGGCTGGCAGGATCCTCGTCGATAAGAGATTCATGACCAATGTGAATGGAGTGTATGCGATTGGTGATGCCATCCCTGGGCCCATGCTTGCCCACAAGGCTGAAGAGGATGGTGTGGCATGTGTTGAGTTCCTCGCTGGCAAGGAAGGTCACGTCGACTACGATCTGGTGCCTGGTGTGGTCTACACACACCCAGAGGTGGCATCCGTTGGCAAGACGGAGGAGCAGGTGAAGGCCTCAGGAATTCCCTACCGAGTTGGCAAATTCCCGCTCATGGCGAACAGCCGTGCGAAGGCTATCGATGATGCCGAGGGGATGGTTAAGGTCGTGGCTGACAAGGAAACTGACAAGATTCTTGGTGTGCACATAATGGCGCAGAATGCTGGAGAGATCATCCATGAAGCTGTGCTTGCCCTGCAGTATGGAGCGTCGAGCGAGGATGTTGCCCGGATATGCCATGCTCACCCCACTGTGAGTGAAGCCCTCAAGGAGGCTTGCTTGCAAACCCATTCTAAAGCCATCCACATATAA